From Synoicihabitans lomoniglobus, the proteins below share one genomic window:
- a CDS encoding response regulator transcription factor produces the protein MTAPSPSPTLLIVDDTPDNIAVLFDFLAEQGFNVLVCESGKAALDTLGVEEPDLILLDVMMPGMDGWETCRRIKQLPAGREVPVFFMTALGEPYDKVRGLEAGAVDYLTKPVYPEEVLARIQTHLEIRRLQKQQQEQNDLLDAALQRSIFAERALAESLGRAILLVRLADHEILFMTDQAKTIVSDHGGVPALLSCLAENADTFGRGEGCRYTLKCSDENTADGTLLVTLEVQRAEPTPEDLRSLGLTPRETEILFWVAQGKTSPDIAIILGMQVCTVKKHVENFLPKLGVETRLAAAIRANEILTERT, from the coding sequence ATGACCGCTCCTTCGCCCTCGCCCACCCTGCTCATCGTCGATGACACGCCCGACAACATCGCCGTGCTTTTCGATTTTTTGGCCGAACAAGGCTTCAACGTGCTCGTATGCGAAAGCGGCAAAGCGGCGCTCGACACGTTGGGCGTTGAGGAACCCGACCTCATCCTGCTCGATGTGATGATGCCCGGAATGGACGGGTGGGAAACGTGTCGGCGTATCAAACAACTCCCCGCGGGTCGCGAGGTCCCGGTGTTTTTCATGACCGCGCTCGGCGAGCCCTATGACAAAGTGCGCGGATTGGAGGCAGGCGCCGTCGACTACCTGACCAAACCCGTCTACCCGGAGGAAGTCCTCGCCCGTATCCAGACTCACCTCGAAATCCGTCGGCTGCAAAAACAACAGCAGGAGCAAAACGACCTGCTCGATGCCGCCCTGCAACGCAGCATATTCGCCGAGCGAGCGCTGGCGGAGTCACTCGGCCGCGCGATCCTGCTGGTGAGGTTGGCGGATCACGAAATCCTGTTCATGACCGACCAGGCCAAGACCATCGTTTCCGATCACGGTGGCGTCCCCGCCCTTCTCTCCTGTCTCGCCGAAAACGCCGACACCTTCGGTCGCGGCGAGGGGTGCCGCTACACACTCAAATGCAGCGATGAAAACACCGCCGACGGCACGCTCCTCGTCACCTTGGAGGTCCAACGCGCCGAGCCCACGCCGGAAGATCTGCGCAGTCTGGGACTCACGCCGCGCGAAACCGAAATCCTGTTCTGGGTCGCTCAGGGTAAAACCAGTCCGGACATCGCCATCATCCTCGGCATGCAGGTCTGCACGGTAAAAAAGCACGTGGAAAACTTCCTGCCCAAACTCGGGGTGGAAACCCGATTGGCGGCCGCCATCCGCGCCAACGAAATCCTGACCGAACGAACGTGA
- a CDS encoding DUF3500 domain-containing protein gives MPLPRLRVLAALLALGTTLPAHEHNQAALAQTMAEAAGAFLALLSEDDLKDAQFAADSAERENWHFVPMVRQGLVIKSMNFKQRAAALGLLHTALSNTGSVKVASIMQLEKVLRELENGAPHRDPDLYYLAIFGEPGVMPWGWRFEGHHVSVNQTITAEGISGTPLFLGANPGRVPRGSQEGKRILGEEEDMGRAFVLSLSAAQRKTAIISSRAEHEIETAQESRVSRLSPVGLRYRDMTTAQQGDLRKLLDLYVERHARDISEASLAKIEANGMDNLVFAWAGPTAVGEGHYYRIQGPTFVIEYGNTQNDANHHHTVFRDFENDFGRDVLGDHYRASH, from the coding sequence ATGCCCCTACCCCGCCTCCGCGTTCTCGCGGCCTTGCTGGCTCTCGGAACCACCTTGCCCGCCCACGAACACAATCAAGCCGCGCTCGCTCAAACCATGGCAGAAGCCGCCGGAGCGTTCCTCGCGCTGCTCAGCGAAGACGATCTGAAAGACGCCCAGTTCGCGGCGGATTCCGCCGAGCGCGAGAACTGGCATTTCGTCCCCATGGTCCGGCAGGGTCTCGTCATCAAATCGATGAATTTCAAACAACGCGCCGCCGCGCTCGGTTTGTTGCACACGGCCCTGAGCAATACGGGGTCGGTCAAAGTCGCCTCCATCATGCAGCTCGAAAAGGTGCTGCGCGAATTGGAGAACGGCGCGCCGCATCGCGATCCCGATCTCTACTACCTCGCCATCTTCGGCGAGCCCGGCGTGATGCCGTGGGGTTGGCGCTTCGAGGGTCACCACGTCTCCGTCAATCAGACCATCACTGCCGAAGGCATTTCGGGCACGCCACTGTTCCTGGGGGCCAATCCCGGCCGCGTGCCGCGCGGGTCTCAGGAGGGCAAACGCATCCTGGGTGAGGAAGAGGACATGGGCCGGGCCTTCGTGCTTTCGCTTTCCGCGGCCCAGCGCAAAACCGCGATCATCTCCTCCCGAGCGGAACACGAAATCGAAACCGCTCAAGAGTCCCGGGTGAGTCGGCTTTCCCCGGTCGGCCTCCGCTACCGCGACATGACAACCGCCCAACAGGGGGACCTGCGCAAGTTGCTCGACTTATACGTGGAACGCCATGCGCGCGACATCTCCGAAGCCTCGCTCGCCAAAATCGAAGCCAACGGCATGGACAATCTGGTCTTCGCCTGGGCCGGCCCCACCGCCGTCGGCGAAGGCCACTACTATCGTATCCAAGGGCCGACCTTTGTCATCGAATACGGCAACACCCAAAACGACGCGAACCACCACCACACCGTCTTCCGCGATTTCGAGAACGACTTCGGCCGCGACGTGCTCGGCGACCACTACCGCGCTTCGCATTGA
- a CDS encoding LysM peptidoglycan-binding domain-containing protein, with protein MGAALFVAQPVQAQSDFASIRTRAESGDAEALNMLGNAYMNGAGVEQNFAAAIAAYQGAADRGFAAAAFNLGLIYELGRGAPADMPRAFKFYLRAAELNFPAAQFNVANMYARGLGVEPDLFESVLWFRQAAESGVPDAQFNLAVAYETGSGVTEDLSQAIHWYRQAMDQGFSRAAYNLALLYEDGRGVDLDDAEAARLYRIAAEQNYGPAQNNLGIMYAEGRGGLQQSFTAAYPWLVLAAENGADPRGRDLVISRLNRIQQAEADINLTRLRNQLGIAPPGTGTTSSAPAPVVTASAAPSAPTSAGSNAALEAQLQSEIARLRRENTGLIAANQTLARQKAELDNRAVQSEPASRAESSEQAYVDELSQQLGSVAVSSEDQRRVIGQAVSMIQRIARENRALNSEVKRATLELSSLARRLRTAEDNVNRNRSPEASADPDALKAAKDQVVALQAELTSSRERIRGLETAMGGLQQLRSRVAELTAANEQLQQNLAPAERVAELEATLRQRDSLITQLRTASAKGGEELAATAVELGQLRVQLAELNRRLAAAADPADLQSSRARITELEAQLAAAATRESAPDPALATELASLRSTVESRETEISELRARLTNAATWASDLEAANRRVSTLQGELATSESTRTQLAGELESAREQLVQLAETRANATTANSQQLAQLQTQLADSSSRTTRLEGALQAEQERVAQTTAQLEQATAQVDALTGRLATAQRELSSTDLAALQSELSELRQAQITKARQLDTVSQRENNLEAALSEARAQLSALTGNQQEFRTLSEELTMWRSLAGRTDGELKETQVALASLEAQLEAERANAQSVTSVQLETIAENETRLAQLQNMVRERDEALTENAAALAAANTRLATLEPLVDRVQNSDSTIGNLRRDLATARSESVESARETNRVTSELTARITSLERDLGAARTSARQGTSLAEELSDVERRLTAANEELTALRSRNETLMTNLREGIDQRAAIVATVDDLEAQNEELTTRIGELQETLKNTDGESEQQLAQTQTELSALRRANEALTHQIGTMQEERAAADAEITRLTAAANGSGSRVEELERALASARDASSTAETALAQINTESSDRIATLEAALSAAQSELQAAGQMRSRLASAEAQLAITSDDLADARTANQDLSAELEKVRATTVPADQLQTQVASIQEQLGAAETELVGLRDSNATLSEQLTTLRRERTDLAKETDRVQAQNQQFARRVATMEIDLAEARAAAAQAREATSQHDAQLAAMRAQWETAQSQLAQNEAVATRNSQLALQLTGLRAQLELATEVTEERDQLLQAEAALGGRIAELEDALAQARAQSEQIPALETANASLTAELDSVRRQQTELAQSADRSQVQNQQFTARIAALELDLAQAREVSSQTREAIAERDARIADLRHELETTQTQVAGLDSASERNAELNRQLATLRTRLASAESAATDRDQLAATNRDLTAEMTALQAALDEASAAVASLDEERKTSAALAVQLESAQSQLANLEGLTQRNAQLGLQLTELRTELSGAENVGMERDQLAARVQSLESAVKAADAEAERRREENATLTARLANAGASSTELQATEASLADARSVIAGLQDEVRSARAQVSELETVAAARVAAETDARRLRAELTRAQSRLASIDELQASASDQAERINALIAARDTALTEATSASEELVTAQAALDENSAIIAELTGENLRLQGDVEASQKAVAAALAAQATAVSEAGSNQALELEMATLQARVNQVEERLANERAAAAKEFAALSLRLQRARETNQSLNEANRSLLATRAMDDENADQRFADLEREVTELAQTGAELKADNLALQTALAEAQSAPKPPAGWQQQQQALAARVEDLSRQLAAAQSAEVTVAQLREANAQQQSAQRDIADRLEASLAAQQAAEARTAQLVSELESAQSSRSELERQLAAVASVTQDLSTVRSELASLRGSYDSLSRENDALATQVAQAEAAAEARQAEAQETWTSERDGLRAELARLREAETDLLQRIEADQAQLQVAQSEAAASRNRVANLEQAVGVATAQTSEMQELTVRVRETEQQLETQRVANLRLQQALERERQTQETRLIAAQRENAALMGRLRQAQNTLDQIASAASVLNPTGRSLTGTPRLPAAAPSPASSASAERFHEVVEGDSLTRISMRYYGSATRWQDIYEANREVLSAANALRPGQRLRIP; from the coding sequence GTGGGTGCCGCCTTGTTCGTGGCGCAGCCGGTGCAGGCGCAGTCGGATTTCGCCAGCATCCGAACCCGCGCCGAGAGCGGTGATGCCGAAGCGCTTAACATGTTGGGTAATGCCTACATGAACGGGGCCGGGGTGGAGCAGAATTTCGCCGCCGCCATCGCTGCTTATCAAGGGGCGGCGGATCGCGGGTTTGCCGCCGCCGCGTTCAACCTCGGTCTGATCTACGAACTGGGTCGCGGCGCGCCGGCCGACATGCCGCGGGCGTTCAAATTCTACCTGCGCGCCGCCGAGCTCAATTTTCCCGCCGCCCAGTTCAACGTCGCCAACATGTATGCGCGCGGACTCGGGGTGGAGCCTGATCTGTTTGAGTCGGTGCTGTGGTTCCGCCAAGCCGCCGAGTCCGGCGTGCCCGACGCCCAGTTCAACCTCGCCGTGGCTTACGAGACGGGCAGTGGGGTCACCGAGGATCTCAGTCAGGCGATTCACTGGTATCGCCAGGCGATGGATCAGGGATTCAGCCGGGCTGCTTACAACCTCGCGCTGCTTTACGAGGATGGGCGTGGCGTGGATTTGGACGACGCGGAGGCCGCCCGCCTGTATCGCATCGCCGCCGAGCAAAACTACGGCCCCGCGCAGAATAACCTCGGGATCATGTATGCCGAAGGGCGGGGTGGTTTGCAGCAGAGTTTCACCGCGGCTTACCCATGGCTGGTATTGGCGGCGGAAAACGGCGCCGATCCCCGCGGCCGGGACTTGGTGATTTCCCGCCTGAATCGCATTCAGCAAGCCGAGGCCGACATCAATCTAACCCGTCTTCGCAATCAATTGGGCATCGCGCCGCCCGGCACCGGAACGACTTCAAGCGCGCCCGCTCCCGTGGTCACCGCCTCCGCCGCGCCTTCGGCTCCGACATCGGCCGGTTCGAACGCGGCCCTTGAAGCCCAGCTGCAATCGGAAATCGCCCGCCTGCGCCGGGAAAACACCGGCCTCATCGCCGCCAATCAAACCCTCGCCCGCCAGAAAGCGGAACTCGACAACCGCGCGGTGCAATCCGAACCCGCCAGCCGCGCCGAAAGCTCGGAGCAGGCCTACGTGGATGAGCTGTCGCAGCAACTCGGTTCCGTCGCGGTATCGTCCGAAGATCAACGCCGGGTCATCGGTCAGGCCGTGTCGATGATCCAGCGGATCGCACGCGAAAACCGCGCCCTCAATTCCGAGGTCAAGCGCGCCACGCTGGAACTCAGCAGCCTGGCCCGCCGGTTGCGCACGGCAGAAGACAACGTGAATCGCAACCGCAGTCCGGAGGCGAGCGCGGACCCCGATGCGTTGAAAGCCGCCAAGGACCAGGTGGTCGCCCTGCAGGCCGAGTTGACCAGCAGTCGCGAGCGTATTCGTGGTTTGGAGACGGCGATGGGCGGACTGCAGCAGCTCCGCTCCCGGGTGGCCGAGCTGACCGCCGCCAACGAGCAACTGCAGCAAAACCTGGCTCCGGCCGAGCGCGTCGCGGAGTTGGAAGCCACCCTGCGGCAACGCGATTCGCTGATCACCCAGTTGCGCACCGCCAGTGCCAAGGGCGGAGAGGAACTCGCCGCCACCGCCGTCGAGTTGGGTCAATTGCGGGTGCAATTGGCGGAACTCAACCGCCGACTCGCCGCCGCCGCCGACCCGGCCGATTTACAAAGCAGCCGCGCTCGCATCACCGAATTGGAGGCTCAACTGGCTGCTGCGGCGACGCGTGAATCCGCGCCTGATCCGGCGCTAGCGACCGAGTTGGCTTCGCTCCGATCCACGGTGGAATCCCGCGAGACCGAGATTTCCGAACTGCGAGCGCGACTCACCAATGCAGCAACCTGGGCGTCCGACCTCGAGGCGGCAAACCGTCGCGTATCCACCTTGCAGGGCGAGCTGGCCACGAGCGAATCCACCCGCACGCAGCTTGCCGGTGAACTCGAATCTGCACGTGAACAACTCGTCCAACTGGCCGAAACGCGCGCGAACGCCACCACCGCGAACAGCCAGCAATTGGCCCAATTGCAAACCCAGTTGGCCGACTCCTCCTCCCGGACGACCCGCTTGGAAGGGGCCCTGCAGGCCGAGCAGGAACGGGTGGCGCAGACCACCGCACAGCTCGAACAAGCCACCGCACAAGTCGACGCGCTGACGGGGCGCTTGGCGACGGCGCAACGCGAACTTTCCTCCACCGATCTCGCCGCCTTGCAGTCCGAGTTGAGCGAGCTGCGGCAAGCTCAGATCACGAAGGCACGTCAACTCGACACGGTGAGCCAACGGGAGAACAATCTCGAAGCCGCCTTGAGTGAAGCGCGGGCTCAGTTATCGGCGCTGACCGGCAACCAGCAGGAATTCCGCACCCTGAGCGAGGAGCTCACGATGTGGCGCAGCCTCGCCGGTCGCACCGACGGTGAGCTCAAGGAAACCCAGGTTGCGCTGGCCTCGCTGGAAGCACAACTCGAAGCCGAGCGCGCCAACGCGCAGTCCGTCACCTCGGTTCAACTTGAAACCATCGCGGAGAATGAAACGCGCCTTGCTCAGTTGCAAAACATGGTGCGGGAGCGTGATGAAGCGCTGACGGAAAACGCCGCCGCGCTGGCGGCCGCAAACACCCGACTGGCCACCTTGGAACCGCTGGTTGACCGCGTGCAAAACAGTGATTCCACCATCGGCAACCTTCGCCGGGACTTGGCCACCGCCCGGTCCGAGTCCGTGGAGTCGGCCCGCGAAACCAACCGCGTGACGTCCGAGCTTACCGCCCGTATCACCTCGCTCGAACGTGATCTTGGCGCGGCGCGAACTTCAGCTCGCCAAGGCACGTCGCTGGCCGAAGAGCTCTCCGACGTAGAACGCCGACTGACGGCGGCGAATGAAGAGCTCACCGCGCTGCGGTCGCGCAACGAGACGCTGATGACGAACCTGCGGGAAGGTATCGACCAACGCGCCGCGATTGTGGCGACGGTGGATGATCTCGAAGCGCAAAACGAGGAACTGACCACTCGTATCGGCGAACTGCAGGAGACGCTTAAAAACACGGACGGAGAGAGTGAACAACAGCTCGCTCAAACCCAAACCGAACTCTCCGCCTTGCGCCGCGCCAATGAAGCGCTCACGCACCAAATCGGGACCATGCAGGAGGAGCGGGCCGCCGCCGACGCGGAGATCACGCGCCTCACCGCCGCAGCCAATGGGTCGGGAAGCCGGGTGGAGGAACTGGAGCGCGCTCTGGCTTCGGCTCGCGATGCCTCGTCGACCGCTGAAACGGCGCTGGCGCAGATCAACACGGAGTCGTCCGATCGTATTGCTACCCTCGAAGCGGCGCTTTCCGCGGCCCAATCGGAGCTACAGGCGGCGGGGCAGATGCGCAGCCGGTTGGCCTCCGCGGAAGCTCAACTCGCCATCACCAGCGACGACCTCGCTGACGCCCGGACGGCGAATCAGGACCTCAGCGCCGAGTTGGAAAAAGTGCGTGCGACCACGGTCCCCGCCGATCAACTACAAACGCAAGTTGCCTCGATCCAGGAACAACTCGGTGCGGCGGAAACAGAATTGGTCGGATTGCGCGACTCGAACGCTACGCTTTCGGAGCAACTGACCACGCTCCGGCGCGAACGCACGGACCTCGCCAAAGAGACCGACCGCGTTCAGGCGCAGAACCAACAATTTGCCCGCCGCGTTGCCACGATGGAAATCGACCTCGCGGAGGCCCGCGCCGCCGCCGCCCAGGCCCGGGAGGCGACTTCCCAACACGACGCGCAACTCGCCGCGATGCGCGCGCAGTGGGAAACCGCGCAGTCGCAGTTGGCGCAAAATGAAGCGGTGGCCACCCGTAACTCGCAACTGGCGCTCCAACTGACCGGATTGCGCGCCCAGCTCGAACTCGCGACCGAAGTCACGGAAGAGCGGGATCAGTTGCTCCAGGCGGAAGCTGCCCTCGGTGGTCGCATCGCCGAACTCGAAGATGCCCTCGCGCAGGCGCGAGCACAGTCCGAGCAGATTCCTGCGCTCGAAACGGCGAACGCTTCACTTACGGCCGAGCTCGATTCGGTCCGTCGGCAACAAACCGAGCTTGCGCAAAGTGCCGATCGTTCGCAGGTCCAAAATCAACAATTTACCGCTCGCATCGCCGCCCTCGAACTCGATCTGGCTCAGGCCCGCGAAGTCTCCTCCCAAACGCGCGAAGCGATCGCGGAGCGTGATGCCCGGATTGCGGATCTGCGCCACGAACTCGAGACGACGCAAACGCAGGTCGCGGGTTTGGATTCCGCGAGCGAACGCAACGCCGAACTCAACCGTCAACTTGCGACCCTGAGAACGCGATTGGCATCGGCGGAATCGGCCGCCACCGATCGTGATCAGCTCGCCGCCACGAACCGGGATCTCACGGCGGAGATGACCGCGCTTCAAGCGGCCTTGGATGAAGCGTCAGCGGCGGTGGCGTCCCTCGATGAGGAGCGCAAAACCAGTGCCGCCCTCGCTGTTCAACTCGAATCCGCGCAATCGCAGCTGGCAAATCTCGAGGGTCTCACCCAGCGCAATGCACAACTCGGTCTGCAATTGACGGAACTGCGGACCGAACTTTCCGGCGCTGAAAACGTCGGCATGGAGCGCGACCAACTCGCCGCGCGGGTGCAGTCGCTCGAATCGGCGGTGAAAGCAGCCGACGCCGAGGCCGAACGCCGCCGTGAGGAAAACGCCACGTTGACCGCGAGATTGGCCAATGCCGGGGCCAGCTCCACGGAGCTGCAAGCCACCGAGGCTTCCCTGGCCGATGCGCGCTCCGTCATTGCCGGACTGCAGGACGAAGTGCGTTCCGCCCGAGCCCAAGTGAGTGAGCTCGAGACGGTCGCGGCCGCCCGCGTCGCGGCCGAGACCGATGCCCGTCGTCTGCGCGCTGAACTCACCCGCGCTCAGTCGCGGCTCGCGTCCATCGACGAACTCCAAGCCAGTGCCTCCGATCAAGCCGAGCGTATCAACGCCCTGATCGCGGCGCGCGACACCGCCCTCACGGAGGCGACGAGTGCGAGCGAAGAACTGGTCACCGCCCAGGCGGCTCTGGACGAAAATAGTGCGATCATCGCGGAACTCACGGGCGAGAATCTGCGTTTGCAGGGAGACGTCGAAGCCTCCCAGAAAGCGGTGGCCGCCGCTCTCGCCGCCCAAGCCACCGCCGTTTCCGAAGCCGGTTCCAATCAAGCCCTCGAGCTCGAAATGGCCACGTTGCAAGCCCGCGTGAATCAAGTGGAGGAACGTTTGGCCAACGAACGCGCCGCCGCCGCCAAGGAGTTTGCCGCGCTTTCCCTCCGCTTGCAGCGCGCCCGTGAAACCAACCAATCCCTCAACGAGGCCAACCGTTCCCTGCTCGCGACTCGCGCCATGGATGATGAAAACGCCGACCAGCGTTTCGCCGACCTCGAGCGCGAGGTGACCGAACTCGCGCAAACGGGCGCCGAGTTGAAGGCGGACAATCTGGCCCTCCAGACCGCCCTTGCCGAAGCGCAGTCCGCGCCCAAGCCCCCCGCCGGTTGGCAGCAACAACAACAAGCTCTGGCTGCGCGCGTGGAAGATCTTTCCCGCCAACTCGCGGCCGCCCAATCCGCCGAGGTCACCGTGGCGCAGTTGCGTGAAGCCAACGCTCAACAGCAAAGCGCTCAGCGCGATATCGCCGACCGACTGGAGGCTTCGCTGGCCGCGCAACAAGCGGCCGAAGCTCGCACGGCTCAACTCGTGTCGGAACTGGAGTCCGCCCAGTCCAGCCGCTCCGAGCTGGAGCGTCAGCTCGCCGCCGTCGCGTCCGTGACGCAGGACCTTTCCACCGTGCGTAGCGAACTCGCTTCGTTGCGCGGCAGCTACGATTCGTTATCGCGTGAAAACGATGCGCTCGCCACGCAGGTGGCCCAAGCCGAAGCCGCCGCAGAAGCTCGACAAGCCGAAGCGCAGGAAACCTGGACCAGTGAACGCGACGGTCTACGCGCTGAGTTGGCCCGTCTGCGGGAGGCGGAAACCGATCTGCTGCAACGCATCGAAGCCGACCAAGCGCAGCTCCAAGTGGCGCAATCCGAAGCCGCCGCTTCGCGCAACCGCGTGGCTAATTTGGAACAAGCCGTCGGCGTGGCGACCGCGCAAACCTCCGAGATGCAGGAACTGACGGTGCGCGTTCGCGAAACCGAACAACAACTCGAAACCCAGCGGGTGGCGAACCTGCGCCTACAGCAAGCGTTGGAACGCGAACGCCAAACTCAGGAAACCCGCCTCATCGCCGCGCAGCGCGAAAACGCCGCGCTCATGGGTCGTCTGCGCCAGGCGCAAAACACCTTGGATCAAATCGCTTCGGCGGCGAGTGTGCTCAACCCGACCGGGCGTAGTTTGACGGGAACGCCGCGACTTCCCGCCGCTGCGCCATCCCCGGCATCGAGCGCCAGTGCCGAGCGTTTCCATGAAGTCGTTGAGGGCGACTCACTCACCCGCATCAGCATGCGCTATTACGGCAGCGCCACGCGTTGGCAGGATATTTACGAAGCCAACCGCGAAGTGCTCAGCGCCGCCAATGCGCTGCGCCCGGGGCAGCGGTTGCGGATTCCCTGA
- the prfB gene encoding peptide chain release factor 2 (programmed frameshift), with protein sequence MIQPETYDHIELIKKRAGQLWRFLDGEQKLREIEALDAQMGAPGFWDNNDKAQKHIGKVNALKKAVLPVVDFRKKLEDIDVMLELIEAGSEEERIEYTKELESTVSTLLDNIDEIEIASFLTGQFDRNNAIFSIQAGAGGTESNDWADMLFRMYSRWAERQGFTVEIQDVQSGEQAGISKATVLIKGENAYGYAKAERGVHRLVRISPFDSNQRRHTSFCAVDVVAEITDEVKVDLNEDDIRTDVYRSSGKGGQGVNTTDSAVRLTHIPTGLVVTCQNERSQIKNKASAMSVLKARLYERRLDEQRSEMEKFYGEKGEIGWGAQIRSYVLQPYQMVKDLRTGVSTADTQGVLDGELDPFINGWLRAGCPRHRNKDIQVDD encoded by the exons ATGATTCAACCTGAAACATACGACCACATAGAGCTCATCAAAAAACGTGCCGGGCAGTTATGGAGGTTTCTT GACGGAGAACAAAAACTCCGTGAAATAGAAGCCCTCGACGCCCAGATGGGCGCGCCCGGGTTTTGGGACAATAACGACAAGGCGCAGAAGCACATCGGTAAGGTCAACGCCCTCAAAAAGGCCGTCCTGCCGGTGGTCGATTTTCGCAAGAAACTCGAAGATATCGATGTGATGCTCGAACTCATCGAAGCCGGGTCCGAAGAAGAGCGCATCGAATACACCAAGGAACTCGAGTCCACGGTGAGCACGTTGCTCGACAACATCGACGAGATCGAAATCGCTTCGTTCCTCACCGGTCAGTTCGATCGCAACAACGCCATTTTCTCGATTCAGGCCGGAGCCGGTGGCACCGAATCCAACGACTGGGCCGACATGCTTTTTCGCATGTATTCCCGGTGGGCGGAACGCCAAGGCTTCACGGTCGAGATCCAGGACGTGCAGTCCGGTGAGCAGGCCGGCATTTCCAAAGCCACGGTCCTCATCAAGGGCGAGAACGCCTACGGTTACGCCAAGGCCGAGCGCGGCGTGCATCGTCTCGTGCGCATCAGTCCGTTCGATTCCAATCAGCGCCGCCACACCTCGTTTTGCGCGGTCGATGTCGTGGCTGAGATCACCGACGAAGTGAAGGTTGACCTCAACGAGGACGACATCCGCACCGACGTTTATCGTTCGTCCGGCAAGGGCGGGCAGGGTGTTAACACCACGGACTCCGCCGTGCGCCTCACCCACATTCCCACCGGCCTCGTCGTCACCTGCCAAAACGAACGCTCCCAGATCAAGAACAAGGCCAGCGCCATGAGCGTGCTCAAGGCCCGACTCTACGAGCGCCGTCTCGATGAGCAGCGTAGCGAGATGGAAAAATTCTACGGCGAAAAAGGTGAGATCGGCTGGGGCGCGCAGATTCGTTCCTACGTGCTTCAACCTTACCAGATGGTGAAGGATCTGCGCACCGGCGTCTCCACCGCGGATACGCAGGGCGTGCTCGATGGTGAGCTCGATCCCTTCATCAATGGTTGGCTTCGCGCCGGTTGCCCGCGTCACCGCAACAAGGACATCCAGGTCGACGACTAG
- a CDS encoding GDP-L-fucose synthase family protein: MKLYISGHRGMVGGALVRHYQNVPDVELVVRTRAELDLTNQAAVESFFATEKPDVVIIAAAKVGGIHANNTYPAEFAYENLILATNTIHAAYRAGVPRLLFLGSSCIYPKLAPQPLSEDSLLTGPLEPTNEAYAISKIAGLKLAEYYRRQYGVCYHSAMPTNLYGPGDNYHGQNSHVIPALIRRFHEARLAEQPTVHAWGTGSPLREFLHVDDLAAACAFLLEMENPPDLINVGTGTDVSIRELTELVATTVGYTGEIKWDTSKPDGTPRKLMDVSKLSALGWQAAIALPNGVKRTYGSFLAETEAGSLRT; encoded by the coding sequence ATGAAACTCTACATCTCCGGACACCGTGGCATGGTGGGTGGCGCCTTGGTGCGCCACTATCAAAACGTTCCCGACGTTGAGCTTGTCGTGCGCACTCGGGCGGAACTCGACCTGACCAATCAGGCTGCGGTCGAGTCGTTTTTCGCCACCGAAAAGCCCGACGTGGTCATCATCGCCGCGGCCAAGGTGGGCGGTATTCATGCGAACAATACCTACCCGGCGGAGTTTGCCTACGAGAACCTGATTCTCGCCACCAACACCATCCACGCGGCCTACCGGGCGGGCGTGCCGCGGTTGTTGTTTTTGGGGAGTTCCTGCATTTACCCGAAGCTCGCGCCGCAACCGTTGTCTGAGGACAGTCTGCTCACCGGCCCGCTCGAACCGACCAACGAGGCCTATGCCATCTCGAAGATCGCCGGACTCAAGCTCGCTGAGTATTACCGTCGTCAATACGGCGTGTGTTACCACTCGGCCATGCCAACGAACCTCTACGGCCCGGGTGATAATTATCACGGCCAGAATTCGCATGTCATACCCGCACTCATTCGTCGTTTCCACGAGGCGAGATTGGCCGAACAACCTACGGTTCATGCCTGGGGCACGGGTTCGCCACTACGGGAGTTCCTGCACGTCGACGACCTAGCGGCGGCTTGTGCATTTCTACTCGAAATGGAGAATCCGCCCGATCTCATCAACGTCGGCACGGGCACGGACGTTTCGATTCGCGAACTCACCGAGCTGGTGGCGACGACCGTCGGCTACACCGGCGAAATCAAGTGGGACACGTCCAAGCCCGACGGCACGCCGCGCAAGCTCATGGACGTCTCCAAGCTGTCCGCTCTCGGCTGGCAGGCCGCCATCGCGCTGCCCAACGGAGTGAAGCGCACCTACGGTTCGTTTCTGGCGGAAACCGAGGCGGGCTCGTTGCGCACCTGA